In Monodelphis domestica isolate mMonDom1 chromosome 4, mMonDom1.pri, whole genome shotgun sequence, one DNA window encodes the following:
- the LOC100014066 gene encoding olfactory receptor 5-like, with the protein MVMVVVVVVVAAVVTGEAVVVHRKSHHFHSTFKLRFKPAFAVHLLAEEAMTAPKLSLGKEPWDLLMTCLGDWPGRHWEKANMTRVQEFILLGLSPRPGLRGVLFAVFLTLYLLTLLENTIIILLIRSHTELHKPMYFFLGNLSCLEMCYVSVTMPTLLLGLWSGSCHVPFTSCMTQLFFFITLICAECTLLASMAYDRYVAICRPLHYPVLMRPQVCLLLAAASWMGSLSVSVIKTACIAGLSYCGPNVLNHFFCDVSPLLNLSCTHVALTELVDFISAIVILWGSLLVALASYIAIGASVIRMPSAAARLKAFSTCASHLIVVGIFYSATIFIYARPSRIEAMDLNKVLSVIYTVLTPMCNPIIYCLRNKEVQGALRKTLHKVGFSQNSDS; encoded by the exons CTCCGGTTTAAGCCTGCCTTCGCCGTCCATCTGTTGGCAGAGGAAGCTATGACAGCTCCGAAGCTGAGTCTGGGGAAAGAGCCTTGGGATCTTCTGATGACTTGTTTGGGAGACTGG CCAGGCAGGCACTGGGAGAAGGCCAACATGACCCGGGTCCAGGAGTTCATCCTGTTGGGGTTGTCACCAAGGCCAGGCCTGCGGGGCGTCCTCTTTGCCGTGTTCCTGACCCTCTACCTGCTGACTCTCTTGGAGAACACCATCATCATCCTGCTCATCCGCAGTCACACAGAACTCCACAAGCCCATGTACTTCTTCCTGGGGAACCTGAGCTGCCTGGAGATGTGCTATGTGTCTGTCACGATGCCCACCCTGCTGCTCGGGCTGTGGTCGGGATCCTGCCACGTCCCCTTCACCTCCTGCATGACGCAGCTCTTCTTCTTCATCACGCTCATCTGTGCCGAGTGCACCCTCCTGGCCTCCATGGCCTACGACCGCTACGTGGCCATCTGTCGCCCCCTCCACTACCCCGTCCTCATGAGGCCCCAGGTCTGCCTCCTGCTGGCCGCCGCCTCCTGGATGGGCAGCCTCAGCGTCTCTGTGATCAAGACGGCCTGCATTGCTGGCCTCTCCTACTGCGGCCCCAACGTCCTCAACCACTTCTTCTGTGACGTCTCCCCTCTGCTCAACCTCTCTTGTACCCACGTGGCATTGACGGAGCTGGTGGACTTCATCTCTGCCATCGTCATCCTGTGGGGCTCACTGCTGGTTGCCTTGGCTTCTTACATAGCTATTGGGGCATCGGTGATACGGATGCCCTCGGCCGCTGCCCGGCTCAAGGCCTTCTCCACCTGTGCCTCCCATCTCATCGTGGTGGGCATCTTCTACTCAGCCACCATCTTCATCTATGCCAGGCCCAGCAGAATTGAGGCCATGGACCTCAACAAAGTGCTCTCTGTCATCTACACGGTCCTCACACCCATGTGTAACCCAATCATCTACTGTCTACGGAACAAGGAAGTCCAAGGAGCTCTGCGCAAGACCCTCCACAAGGTTGGATTCAGTCAGAACTCAGACAGCTAG